A section of the Dehalobacter sp. DCM genome encodes:
- a CDS encoding transcriptional regulator yields the protein MQFNEKLDFLMNITKTTNSALSIYTRIDASHISRLRKGQRGALKDITSINAMATYFASHCKEDYQRKAICDALDANPFNSEASELSALISRWLSGEVKNEVSTVGNFLSGFSNYTSRQSVPLFYVSEKIPKKNVPAVSIFYGVEGKKQAVIHFLTDVLTQGTPNTLLLFSDEPTDWMTADREFAMKWASLMFQILMKGNRIKIIHTVSRNLDEMLNAINQWMPLYMTGAIEPYFYPKKRDGIFKQTLFIAPNVSAVISRSVGHMLNQAANLFFKDKKAIKAYEEEYKQYLILCKPLMMIFTSKDEATYFHTLLEFEKEKSDSLIKTESLSLLTMPEAVTSSIISRLGKNGENLINYQKSRVILFEALLKTNIFSEIICLPDVTTVLASKVKVASSDMLSGGSAYYTPQEYVLHLERLVDLLKTYSNFHIYLTSEITEDRYTVYSKEDVGTIVAKTSTPSIILAMNENNMTAAFWDFLKHMTGDNSNRTPDKTETIKKMTSYILDLRKSMFDLSSRIDT from the coding sequence ATGCAATTCAACGAAAAGCTAGATTTTTTAATGAATATTACTAAGACTACCAACAGCGCTCTATCAATTTATACAAGAATTGACGCTTCGCATATCAGCAGACTGCGTAAAGGACAAAGAGGCGCTTTGAAAGATATCACCTCTATCAATGCAATGGCCACCTATTTTGCCAGCCATTGCAAAGAGGATTACCAGCGAAAAGCTATATGTGACGCACTTGATGCCAACCCGTTTAATTCTGAGGCAAGCGAGCTTTCTGCATTGATCTCTCGATGGTTGTCTGGAGAGGTAAAAAATGAAGTATCTACAGTAGGAAATTTTCTATCAGGGTTTTCTAATTACACTTCCAGGCAGTCGGTACCGCTTTTTTATGTTTCTGAGAAAATTCCTAAGAAGAATGTTCCGGCTGTATCCATTTTTTACGGTGTAGAGGGCAAAAAACAGGCCGTTATTCATTTTCTCACAGATGTACTTACTCAAGGCACTCCGAATACCCTGCTTTTGTTCAGTGATGAGCCTACTGATTGGATGACAGCTGACCGGGAATTTGCGATGAAATGGGCCTCATTAATGTTCCAGATTCTCATGAAAGGTAACCGGATAAAGATTATTCATACCGTCAGCCGGAACTTGGATGAGATGCTGAATGCCATCAACCAATGGATGCCTCTTTATATGACAGGCGCAATCGAACCTTACTTTTATCCCAAAAAGAGGGATGGGATCTTTAAACAAACCTTATTCATTGCCCCAAATGTCTCCGCTGTCATATCACGCTCAGTCGGTCATATGCTTAATCAGGCTGCTAATCTCTTTTTTAAAGATAAAAAAGCGATTAAAGCCTATGAAGAAGAATACAAACAATATCTTATTCTATGTAAACCGCTGATGATGATTTTTACATCAAAAGATGAGGCTACATATTTTCATACCCTTCTTGAATTTGAAAAGGAAAAAAGCGATTCCCTTATTAAGACGGAATCACTCTCGTTGTTGACTATGCCTGAGGCAGTAACATCCAGTATTATCTCCCGATTAGGAAAAAACGGCGAGAATCTGATTAATTACCAGAAGAGCAGAGTTATTCTGTTTGAGGCACTTTTGAAAACTAATATATTTTCAGAAATTATCTGTCTTCCTGATGTAACTACGGTATTGGCATCGAAAGTGAAGGTTGCCTCTTCGGATATGCTGAGCGGTGGTTCAGCATACTATACTCCGCAAGAATACGTGCTTCATCTTGAACGTCTCGTAGATCTATTGAAAACCTACAGTAATTTTCATATTTATCTGACTTCAGAGATAACAGAAGACAGGTATACTGTTTACTCCAAGGAGGACGTTGGTACCATCGTTGCCAAAACGTCTACCCCATCTATCATCCTTGCCATGAATGAAAATAATATGACAGCGGCATTTTGGGACTTTTTAAAACATATGACGGGAGATAATAGTAATCGAACTCCTGACAAGACGGAAACTATAAAAAAAATGACCAGTTATATCCTGGATCTAAGAAAATCTATGTTTGATCTTTCATCGAGAATTGATACATAA
- a CDS encoding LPXTG cell wall anchor domain-containing protein, protein MLKKAGILRYVRYFFAVTIIAVAMISLIASQAQIAYGIQTNGVDYGLTISPEGQLFNTTGLAPGRSDTTTMTVTNEGQETFTYDIRVITNDPNSILYQALDFKIMKGNSELYNGKLKDLKIVLGTLVPGTADTYDLTLGLPIECSNEFESQDLSFEFVINASGGSSGGNNDNGSTIQTINVMTPEEEAVLVPDVPNETEQINIPGDESVQSPNMPATGVASVIPYYAAGSAVLLAGVLLIRKKK, encoded by the coding sequence TTGCTAAAAAAAGCTGGGATTCTAAGGTATGTCCGTTATTTCTTTGCAGTGACAATCATTGCTGTCGCAATGATATCGCTGATAGCCTCACAGGCCCAGATAGCTTATGGAATCCAGACCAACGGCGTCGATTACGGATTAACCATATCGCCTGAAGGGCAGCTCTTTAACACGACCGGACTGGCCCCCGGGCGCAGCGACACGACGACAATGACTGTAACCAATGAAGGTCAGGAGACATTTACTTATGATATTCGGGTAATTACAAACGACCCGAATAGCATCCTATATCAAGCCTTGGACTTTAAGATAATGAAAGGGAACAGTGAGCTGTATAATGGAAAACTCAAGGACCTAAAAATTGTCTTGGGGACATTAGTGCCGGGAACCGCGGATACGTATGATTTGACATTAGGCCTGCCAATAGAGTGCAGTAATGAATTTGAATCTCAAGATCTCAGCTTTGAATTTGTTATCAACGCATCAGGAGGCAGCAGTGGCGGAAATAATGACAACGGCAGCACGATTCAAACTATCAATGTGATGACACCGGAGGAAGAAGCGGTTTTGGTGCCTGATGTACCGAATGAGACGGAACAAATAAATATTCCCGGAGATGAAAGCGTACAAAGTCCTAATATGCCGGCAACGGGCGTAGCAAGTGTTATTCCGTATTACGCAGCAGGTTCTGCTGTTCTATTGGCGGGAGTTCTTCTGATAAGAAAGAAGAAATAG
- a CDS encoding LytS/YhcK type 5TM receptor domain-containing protein — MVFPSISVLIIASVTLGNLIVRDRILEFNTKTMLIISILTGILGCLLMVYSLRVTPSVIVDFRCIPIIIMGIYCSISASTIAALLIGLFRIGYFGLYTASVITSQQFSARFCGIHGFAGSIDSIGIAVRLP, encoded by the coding sequence GTGGTCTTTCCGTCAATCTCCGTGCTCATTATCGCTTCCGTGACCTTAGGAAACTTGATCGTCAGAGATAGAATATTAGAATTCAATACTAAGACCATGCTGATTATCAGTATACTAACCGGGATACTTGGATGCCTGCTTATGGTTTACAGCTTAAGGGTCACACCGAGCGTAATTGTCGATTTTCGCTGCATCCCTATCATAATTATGGGTATCTATTGTTCAATTTCAGCTTCGACAATCGCAGCTTTATTGATTGGGCTTTTCAGGATTGGCTATTTCGGATTGTATACCGCATCAGTGATCACCAGTCAGCAATTTTCTGCCCGCTTCTGCGGCATTCACGGATTCGCTGGATCCATTGATTCAATCGGTATTGCTGTGCGACTTCCCTGA
- a CDS encoding radical SAM protein encodes MRKFKDRTYGFETQFDADTGLYIRSNVLNENGEDTGEEPFMAEMPHLLDIGIMGHCDHGGSGLCVQSGVQCYQDGWHKHEPNMSLLDYKAIIRQCEGHVCQIALGGRGDPDMHDDFEAILVSTREAGVVPNMTTSGLGLTSVKARLIAEYCGAAAVSWYRSEYTLKAIAALLDEGVHTNIHYVLSNQSLDEAIALIEQKRIPKGIGRIIFLLHKPVGLGRQDNVLDILNPKVRYFFGLFNDAENCRIAGFDSCCVPGLLNMAWKVHPASIEPCEGGRFSAYVTPDMQMLPCSFDQQQRWKVDLRRHTLLEAWNSKEFDEFRKIMRNSCPDCSLKGYCLGGCPVVPEIVLCGMIRGGKKIENTN; translated from the coding sequence ATGCGTAAATTTAAAGATCGGACATACGGCTTTGAAACACAATTTGACGCGGATACCGGCTTATATATTCGCAGCAATGTTTTGAACGAGAACGGTGAAGATACCGGGGAAGAACCCTTTATGGCGGAAATGCCTCATCTGCTGGACATTGGCATCATGGGCCATTGTGATCATGGCGGCAGCGGTCTGTGCGTGCAGTCGGGCGTTCAGTGCTATCAGGATGGATGGCATAAACACGAGCCGAACATGTCTTTATTGGATTACAAAGCGATAATCCGGCAGTGTGAAGGCCATGTATGTCAGATTGCTCTCGGAGGCAGAGGAGATCCGGACATGCATGACGATTTTGAAGCAATCCTGGTCAGTACACGCGAGGCTGGGGTCGTTCCGAATATGACAACATCCGGGCTCGGGCTCACTTCGGTCAAGGCACGCCTGATCGCTGAATATTGCGGAGCCGCCGCAGTCAGTTGGTATCGTTCAGAATATACGCTAAAGGCTATCGCTGCCTTACTGGATGAAGGTGTTCACACCAATATTCATTATGTACTGAGCAATCAGTCACTGGATGAAGCGATTGCGCTCATTGAACAAAAAAGAATCCCCAAGGGGATCGGAAGAATCATCTTCCTGCTGCACAAACCGGTGGGACTGGGGCGGCAAGACAATGTATTGGATATCCTGAATCCAAAGGTGCGTTACTTTTTCGGCTTGTTCAATGACGCAGAAAACTGCCGAATCGCCGGATTCGACAGCTGTTGTGTACCGGGACTTCTGAATATGGCTTGGAAAGTCCATCCGGCCAGCATCGAGCCATGTGAAGGCGGACGGTTCAGCGCTTATGTTACGCCGGATATGCAGATGCTGCCCTGCAGCTTTGACCAGCAGCAGCGCTGGAAGGTTGACTTGCGTCGCCATACATTGCTGGAAGCCTGGAATAGCAAGGAATTTGATGAATTTCGAAAGATAATGAGAAATAGTTGTCCGGACTGCAGTCTGAAGGGCTATTGCCTTGGCGGATGTCCGGTTGTACCTGAAATCGTCCTATGCGGGATGATACGAGGAGGGAAAAAGATTGAAAATACGAACTGA
- a CDS encoding cell wall-binding repeat-containing protein, producing MLMPRGLRIFLCITASLILVLSSQIPALGNTEETTIRVSGQDRYATAAAIAHTGWTQSDYAIIVSGDNYPDALVSAVTAKQFNAPILLATKKSLPSATKQTLTDLQVKCVILIGGTAVLSNTLQLELQKMGITVTRWAGPDRYATSVVVASQSVNTSEIFITSGDGFTDALSVSSIAACKNVPIILVSKDRISPEAEAYIQSHPITNTYVIGDTDIISDNVAQMFPNPERITGVNKYDRNIAVINRFGCDVPGPNVMIATGEDYADALSGSAYAAKTNSPIVLVSSTLSASTRSYFDSNTSGKTLCILGGESAISNSTIDKLISENGYRYSNNRRSMKHSREWDNTSDFYPEESSDPLLDLGYTEEKYILVFGSLSNPVYPSATESVQHMTTISVDVWLLKASGEKYSGKRTLTVNKAIADRIQSVFKEIYEGPEKFPIYSVQGYAWRPEPTSEHRWGLAVDINPNENYMITNTGVIKAGSFWKPGISPYSIPLNGDVVNAFNKYGFTWGGNAWHSSNDYMHFSYLGR from the coding sequence ATGTTGATGCCGCGCGGCTTAAGAATCTTTCTTTGTATAACAGCTTCCCTGATCCTAGTCCTTTCATCACAGATACCTGCTTTGGGCAACACGGAAGAGACCACCATCCGTGTCTCCGGGCAAGATCGCTATGCAACCGCTGCCGCGATCGCCCATACCGGCTGGACACAATCGGATTATGCAATTATTGTCAGTGGCGATAATTACCCGGATGCTTTGGTTTCTGCTGTAACAGCTAAACAGTTCAATGCACCGATCTTGCTCGCAACAAAAAAATCCCTGCCGTCAGCGACCAAACAAACCTTAACTGATCTTCAAGTGAAATGTGTGATTCTTATCGGCGGGACTGCTGTCTTATCGAATACGCTTCAGTTGGAATTACAGAAGATGGGAATAACTGTAACCCGTTGGGCTGGCCCTGACAGGTATGCGACCTCCGTTGTCGTAGCCAGTCAATCCGTTAATACGTCAGAAATTTTTATCACATCAGGCGATGGCTTTACGGATGCCCTTTCGGTATCTTCCATCGCCGCCTGCAAAAACGTACCGATAATTTTAGTCTCAAAAGACCGTATCTCACCGGAAGCAGAAGCATATATCCAATCTCATCCGATTACCAATACGTATGTGATCGGTGATACCGATATTATCAGCGATAATGTCGCTCAAATGTTCCCAAATCCGGAACGGATCACCGGGGTAAATAAATATGATCGAAACATTGCCGTCATCAACCGCTTCGGCTGTGACGTACCTGGACCTAACGTCATGATCGCGACCGGTGAGGACTACGCAGACGCTTTGTCCGGATCAGCCTATGCCGCAAAGACGAACTCGCCGATTGTTCTTGTCAGTTCAACCCTATCCGCTTCGACCCGCTCGTATTTTGATTCCAACACCTCGGGGAAAACGCTCTGCATTCTGGGCGGCGAGTCCGCAATAAGCAATTCCACCATTGATAAACTAATCTCTGAAAATGGATATCGTTATTCGAATAATCGTCGCAGCATGAAACATTCCCGTGAATGGGACAACACCTCAGACTTTTATCCCGAGGAATCTTCCGATCCGCTGCTTGATCTGGGATATACAGAAGAAAAATACATCCTGGTCTTTGGTTCTCTAAGCAATCCGGTCTATCCAAGTGCCACTGAGTCCGTTCAGCATATGACGACGATTTCTGTCGATGTCTGGCTATTGAAAGCAAGCGGTGAAAAGTACTCAGGAAAACGCACATTGACCGTCAATAAGGCTATTGCCGACCGGATTCAGTCAGTATTCAAAGAAATCTATGAAGGCCCGGAAAAATTTCCAATTTATAGCGTTCAGGGATATGCCTGGCGCCCGGAACCGACCTCGGAGCACCGCTGGGGACTGGCCGTTGATATCAACCCGAATGAGAATTATATGATTACCAACACCGGCGTTATCAAGGCTGGATCTTTCTGGAAACCGGGAATAAGTCCATACTCAATTCCATTAAACGGCGACGTTGTAAACGCTTTCAATAAATACGGCTTTACCTGGGGCGGAAACGCCTGGCACTCGTCAAATGATTATATGCACTTTTCCTATCTGGGGAGATAA
- a CDS encoding class D sortase has translation MWKKVLAVLLIIAGLSVIGFPAAHDYYLKYQQKKMINHWHDNLLQVSDGTDQEHEQENPSNSDAVNQPDLTKEMEALLIIKKIDLEIPVLTGVTDRNLDLAAASILGTGKPGEIGNYCIAAHRSRTYGVLFNRLDELKKGDQIIVTTNEETYTYNVTESMIVQPDHVEVLQNDGTKRQITLITCDYSSKPYLRLIVKGELRLLHSTQ, from the coding sequence ATGTGGAAAAAAGTATTGGCAGTATTATTGATTATCGCTGGGTTAAGTGTTATCGGTTTTCCGGCTGCCCATGATTATTATCTGAAATATCAGCAGAAAAAAATGATCAATCATTGGCATGACAATTTGCTGCAGGTGAGTGACGGAACCGATCAAGAACATGAACAGGAAAATCCCAGTAACTCGGACGCTGTTAATCAACCCGATCTGACCAAGGAAATGGAAGCTCTGCTGATTATCAAAAAAATCGACTTGGAAATTCCCGTATTAACCGGAGTAACCGATCGAAACCTTGACTTGGCAGCAGCCAGCATCCTTGGAACCGGAAAACCTGGTGAAATAGGAAACTACTGTATAGCAGCCCACCGCAGCCGAACGTATGGTGTCCTGTTTAACCGGCTGGATGAGCTAAAAAAAGGAGATCAGATCATTGTTACAACCAATGAAGAGACCTATACATATAATGTAACGGAAAGCATGATTGTTCAGCCTGATCACGTGGAAGTACTGCAAAACGATGGAACGAAACGGCAAATTACGTTAATAACCTGTGATTACAGTTCGAAGCCCTATCTGCGTTTAATTGTGAAAGGTGAATTAAGACTACTTCATTCAACGCAATGA
- a CDS encoding cell wall-binding repeat-containing protein yields MRKKFLSCVLALSLILSMIVAIQIPVSATQQPAAVFTDGDLDQVYFAGDTLSFNLTGIPVGVSPAGIPAGTTLRVCLGVADLSGFSDFTVFSDTLSNGMGDGTGFYVERTLQADGTLDSPVTGTLGNSLTVGIVAVKLYVYNGSSWQNVLQGQTPDYIVLTEGTKNAMVGMDGVMIMPDGVTSDPVIGSSAQDTEDLRDMDISFSKTIADGITGTIAFTGLNLMVNSSDIAGLDDGLIMEQVAIPTDGATEQYTMGVDVTPSALAFLESLGAVVSISSLSFDGLTTDDFSAVAADVAGGTVSNLAFNDDTNTVSFTVNHFSNYTLSMTDSSEETDIFYDDFESYAENTFPLSFTQQYNGTGDANQTVITAQVFDGSTGKVFQLEGAPSWSSEQFVTLPVSLPDNLILDAYIKPVTSSRNAELALRNLGVGPWGTRISSIWFEGDGTIVAVQNGNDADRLYIENYTVGNWYRVTLDNDMVSKTYDVYINGVVKASDIPMNPSVAPTTLSLIAHNVSTSRAYFDNVGLYAQLPDFNNYVCEITDTTTKYTTLTDALAEVTDGQTIKLLADIDYTDGLVLENKHLIFNLNGYTLNVSSTDDWGQGIEVHDGSILEIDDSLGGELNAIGSNNPEKYGSGLRLDGNSTATVTNVISYGYANGADCTEGTLTIKGDVHSGNNGVFAQAGGQVIVKGTIYSGGQGAISSLEDTSIIIDGDVISSGSGITCGAGTLLVKGDIQCTYNGVSVAFGGSAEVYGDVTVGGAFGNYAVNVTAGTATINGTLTAPKYISLADTDFLEGSHTGVGSGYYVYTKDSSTAKVKIKNCLIPGCFTSVDDGGFNEYTEIDGEIYYHVSTAKQLAHVNDHLSYNFIQTADIDLTGIDWTPIGLTYDTPFTGVYNGNGHSITNLNVNQFAFTTNKSGGLFGALVGDAAIKNLDVSGNVIYQVNWYATSSMTGGIAASMFSSGGSRPVIDNCSFTGNVTAIAQVTILNNGISSFAGGIVGYARDGVIKNSSYKGGNILATTIPSSGSTTRACAGGIAGNLSENASIINCYSTEGSDISATGSSNNRAGGIAGQTQYSSNISVCYNAGSVDATPAAGGTAEIGGISGQTEGASTISDSYWLDTCGAGAQAGSDNSTATTGKMIDAAMKATGFRDTLNSALNAVSDQTLYTWLQASGNYPELSAVFWKQPTSPNIFPESRVNVVTQRLSGSDRFATSVSIAESLYSGPINHCILATGFNFPDALSGSSLANLLDAPILLGGNSAQDSQEVLNYIRTHLTENGTLYILGGQGAVSEKLLAALREMGVKNIQRISGQDRYLTNLEILKKLNVAKGTPVFITTGENFPDALSISSIAASLGYPVLLSGKDSLNQASLDYLKNLAPGKIYFIGGSGAVSEALAQKLQQLTGLSSGSAIRIQGQNRYLTALNIAKYFNLDTKKVLLATGTDFPDALSGTTLAAHYNSPVLLVGGEMQLIEEYLDSQAYTDAIICGGTGAIPQSIIEDLFK; encoded by the coding sequence ATGCGTAAAAAATTCTTATCCTGCGTATTGGCCTTATCATTGATATTGTCAATGATTGTGGCAATACAGATACCGGTATCGGCTACTCAGCAGCCGGCTGCGGTATTTACAGACGGAGATCTGGATCAGGTTTACTTTGCCGGAGATACACTTTCCTTTAATCTGACGGGTATCCCGGTCGGTGTTTCGCCAGCTGGAATTCCTGCTGGAACAACGCTAAGAGTTTGTTTAGGTGTGGCAGACCTTTCAGGTTTTTCTGATTTTACCGTTTTCTCTGATACACTGTCAAACGGCATGGGGGATGGTACCGGGTTTTATGTGGAACGGACACTTCAGGCAGACGGAACTCTTGATTCACCGGTCACAGGCACATTGGGAAATAGCCTGACGGTGGGAATCGTCGCTGTTAAGCTTTATGTTTATAACGGTTCATCCTGGCAAAATGTTTTACAGGGGCAAACGCCTGATTATATCGTGTTGACTGAAGGTACAAAAAATGCCATGGTTGGAATGGATGGTGTCATGATAATGCCGGACGGCGTGACGAGTGACCCAGTTATTGGCAGCAGTGCACAGGATACCGAGGATCTCAGAGATATGGATATATCCTTCAGTAAGACCATAGCCGATGGAATAACCGGAACCATAGCTTTTACCGGTTTAAATCTAATGGTTAACAGTTCAGATATTGCGGGACTGGACGATGGATTGATCATGGAGCAGGTGGCCATTCCGACCGATGGTGCAACAGAGCAGTATACGATGGGGGTTGATGTAACGCCTTCAGCACTTGCCTTTCTTGAGAGCTTAGGTGCGGTCGTATCAATCTCATCATTATCATTTGACGGACTGACAACAGATGACTTCTCTGCTGTAGCGGCAGATGTTGCCGGCGGTACGGTCAGCAACCTGGCTTTCAATGATGATACTAACACCGTATCATTTACTGTTAACCATTTTAGTAATTATACTTTATCGATGACCGATTCTAGTGAAGAAACGGACATTTTCTATGATGATTTCGAAAGTTATGCTGAAAATACTTTCCCTTTATCTTTTACACAGCAATATAACGGCACAGGAGATGCTAATCAAACGGTCATCACTGCCCAGGTATTTGATGGTTCAACAGGAAAAGTTTTTCAACTAGAAGGCGCACCTTCGTGGTCTTCAGAACAATTCGTAACTTTGCCTGTTTCTCTGCCGGACAATCTTATCTTAGACGCTTATATTAAACCAGTGACAAGTTCCCGCAATGCTGAGCTTGCTCTTCGTAACCTAGGTGTAGGGCCATGGGGAACAAGAATATCTAGTATCTGGTTTGAAGGTGACGGCACAATTGTTGCGGTACAAAACGGCAATGATGCAGACCGACTATACATTGAGAATTATACAGTCGGAAACTGGTATCGCGTCACTTTAGACAATGACATGGTTTCTAAAACTTATGATGTATATATCAATGGGGTTGTAAAGGCGTCTGATATACCGATGAACCCTTCGGTGGCACCGACAACATTGAGTCTGATTGCTCATAATGTTTCAACCAGCAGGGCTTATTTTGACAACGTTGGACTATATGCTCAACTGCCTGATTTTAATAATTATGTTTGTGAGATAACCGATACAACAACAAAGTACACGACCCTGACTGATGCGCTGGCCGAAGTGACGGATGGGCAAACCATAAAGTTGCTTGCCGATATCGATTATACTGATGGTTTAGTCTTAGAAAACAAGCATCTTATCTTTAATTTGAACGGCTATACCCTTAATGTTTCAAGCACTGACGATTGGGGTCAAGGCATTGAAGTGCATGATGGAAGCATACTCGAAATCGACGATTCTCTTGGCGGAGAACTCAACGCCATTGGCAGCAATAATCCGGAAAAATATGGTTCCGGTCTCCGCTTGGACGGAAACAGCACAGCTACGGTAACAAATGTTATATCTTATGGTTACGCTAACGGTGCCGATTGCACTGAAGGGACACTCACTATCAAAGGAGATGTCCATAGCGGAAATAACGGAGTATTTGCCCAGGCAGGTGGCCAGGTTATTGTTAAAGGTACAATTTACTCCGGTGGACAGGGAGCGATATCGTCGCTTGAGGATACCAGTATAATAATCGATGGCGATGTCATTTCTTCAGGAAGCGGTATTACCTGCGGTGCCGGAACATTGCTGGTAAAAGGTGATATCCAGTGCACCTATAATGGCGTCAGTGTTGCCTTTGGGGGCAGTGCCGAAGTCTATGGCGACGTCACGGTAGGAGGTGCATTTGGTAATTATGCTGTTAATGTTACTGCCGGAACGGCAACGATCAATGGCACTCTCACTGCGCCCAAGTATATCAGCCTTGCCGACACCGATTTTCTGGAAGGCAGTCATACAGGAGTTGGCAGCGGCTATTACGTTTATACCAAAGACAGCAGCACGGCAAAAGTAAAAATCAAGAACTGCCTGATTCCAGGTTGCTTTACTTCAGTAGATGACGGCGGATTCAATGAATATACCGAAATTGACGGTGAGATTTATTATCATGTCAGTACGGCTAAACAATTGGCTCATGTTAACGACCACTTGAGTTATAACTTCATCCAAACAGCGGATATAGATCTGACAGGCATTGACTGGACACCTATCGGGCTTACTTATGATACTCCTTTCACAGGGGTTTATAATGGAAATGGACATTCTATTACCAACCTAAATGTCAACCAGTTTGCATTTACGACGAATAAGTCAGGAGGACTGTTCGGCGCACTTGTCGGCGATGCAGCTATTAAGAACCTCGATGTATCAGGCAACGTCATCTATCAAGTTAACTGGTATGCAACAAGTTCGATGACAGGCGGCATTGCTGCTTCAATGTTCAGTTCAGGCGGCAGCAGGCCTGTAATAGATAATTGTTCCTTTACCGGCAACGTTACGGCTATTGCACAAGTTACGATTCTGAATAATGGGATTTCATCGTTTGCAGGTGGTATTGTCGGTTATGCGCGTGATGGAGTCATCAAAAATTCCAGCTATAAAGGCGGTAATATCCTAGCCACGACAATTCCAAGTTCGGGTAGCACAACAAGGGCTTGTGCAGGAGGCATAGCTGGGAATTTAAGCGAAAATGCCTCCATTATTAACTGCTATAGCACTGAAGGCAGTGATATCTCTGCAACAGGCAGCAGCAACAACCGTGCAGGCGGTATTGCGGGACAAACACAATACAGTTCCAACATATCTGTTTGTTATAATGCTGGAAGCGTTGATGCAACACCGGCAGCGGGCGGGACTGCTGAAATCGGCGGTATCTCAGGTCAAACCGAAGGCGCAAGCACGATTTCGGATTCCTATTGGCTTGATACCTGCGGTGCAGGGGCTCAAGCAGGCAGCGACAATTCTACAGCGACGACCGGAAAAATGATTGATGCCGCAATGAAAGCAACAGGTTTCCGAGATACATTAAATAGTGCTTTAAATGCAGTCTCTGATCAAACGCTTTATACATGGCTGCAAGCTTCCGGCAATTATCCGGAATTGTCTGCTGTATTTTGGAAACAACCGACTTCACCCAATATCTTTCCTGAGTCAAGGGTTAATGTAGTTACCCAGAGGCTAAGCGGTTCGGACCGTTTTGCTACCTCAGTATCCATTGCCGAAAGCCTCTATAGCGGCCCTATTAATCATTGTATTCTGGCCACCGGATTCAATTTCCCCGACGCCTTATCAGGAAGCTCCCTGGCCAACCTGCTGGATGCGCCGATTCTACTGGGAGGCAATTCAGCGCAGGACAGTCAGGAAGTACTCAACTATATTAGGACACATCTGACCGAAAACGGTACGCTCTATATTTTGGGCGGACAGGGCGCAGTATCCGAAAAACTTCTCGCTGCCCTGAGGGAGATGGGGGTAAAGAATATCCAAAGGATCTCCGGCCAGGATCGATATCTGACCAATCTGGAAATACTCAAGAAACTCAATGTTGCGAAGGGGACTCCTGTATTTATTACTACCGGAGAAAATTTCCCGGATGCTTTGAGCATCAGCTCCATTGCAGCCTCGCTCGGCTATCCTGTTCTGCTCAGCGGCAAGGATTCTCTTAATCAGGCCTCCCTTGATTATTTAAAAAACCTTGCGCCGGGTAAAATCTATTTCATAGGCGGCAGCGGCGCAGTCTCCGAAGCCTTGGCTCAGAAGCTTCAGCAGCTAACGGGCTTGTCTTCTGGCTCAGCGATTCGGATCCAAGGTCAGAACCGTTATCTGACAGCGCTGAATATTGCCAAATACTTTAACCTTGATACAAAAAAGGTATTGCTGGCAACCGGAACGGACTTCCCGGATGCGCTTTCCGGCACGACCTTGGCTGCTCATTATAACTCTCCGGTACTTCTCGTAGGAGGAGAAATGCAGCTGATTGAGGAATATTTGGACTCTCAAGCGTATACGGATGCAATCATCTGTGGTGGTACGGGCGCGATTCCACAATCTATTATTGAGGATTTATTTAAGTAA